Sequence from the Cololabis saira isolate AMF1-May2022 chromosome 9, fColSai1.1, whole genome shotgun sequence genome:
CCTGCTGTTTATGGTCTTGCCATTTTGATTAATCTGCAATGATGGTTACTGATGATACTGAAGAAGTTGTTTCTAATTATGTCTTTAAAACGTTTATTTGATGAAGCTGTAaaattttgttctgtttttgtagTGAAGTTCATAAATACTATATGACTTTACTTTTTGTGTCTTATGGCTTAAAGTCTACGCTTAATCAATGAAGGCATTTGATCTTATGAGAAAATAACATACACATTTAAAGATAAATGCAATCAGTGGTATATACCGCAGTGCTCTTGGCCCAACATCAGGACCAGGGACTAAGAGCGCATCACAGCCAACGTCTAACAAcacaaaatagaaaaacatgttttgttttttggccctgtgatggactggtgacctgtccagggtgtaaccccggcctctcacctgaaacgagctgggataggctccagcagacccccgtgaccccgcaagggataaagcgggtatagataatggatggatggatggatggatgttttgttttgggAGATTTTTTAACAGAAAACTGAAACACTAAAGAATATGAAATCCTGAGTAGCAAACTCGACAAGCATCCTTGACATGTCACATCTGAAAAGACATAAGTCTAAGTAatgaatatattattatattgatAACTTCTAAAGTCTATTGTCATACTGCCACATCTTACTGACTGACAAAGCACCTGAGCCAGTGTTCATGTAGTCAGTATCTGCGCGTTACCTTTGGTGACAAGTCATTGTGTGCACCGTCCGACCTGAAATTTGAAAGAGATACTCCAACGCAACGCAAAAAAATATCCTGCctcttaaattggttttgtttttcagtttggATGGTGCTTTATGGTGCAGGACACATTTTTCAGTACAGAAATATGGTTCAAATGGTCACCAGTAAATCACAATCGATAAGTTAAAAAGAGAGCAAATGAGTTATGTGAATTTCTCTGTGACATTCTGCAGAATGTGAGACGTGGTTAGAGAGTTTTTACCTCATCAGTAAGATAAGTTAATTTCTTAAGACGTGTGAATTTGATTTTCTGACATCCATCTcatgcaggggcgtcaattcagtatggcaaggtatggcagccgccacaccttggcttcaggggaaaatgtaaatgtttgtttttttaaatacatttatggaattactctgtctatttgtattgattattctattatttaatacatataaaataactacaaatgcaaatcagaacaacatgatcgatttcacaagttattacactgcaaaacctcaaaatcttaacaagaatatttgtcttatatctagtaaaatgtctaatttttagtaaaagaaatctcattacatttaagactagactcaaaaactcaaaaaacaacaattttcactttcacttaaaataagtagaacattttttctgcttgtaatgagaagataaatcttgtcccactgacagatttttctacttatttcaattgaaaatttacttgaaacaggtgaaatggtcaaataagttatttttctggcgatgactcttgttttaagtgtaatgagactaaaaattagacattttaactagaaataagacaaatattcctgctaagattttgagtttttgcagtgagcgagactgcatttgaaaaagttccaattttcttgaccacacagataagctccatagcagacttctgtgatgagtatttgctggacgtgttgccataccttagcttccactgaattgacgccactgatctCATGCATTGTTAATATTTTACTGCAACCGGCTGGCGCTCCGCAGATGGTTTATGTAAGCCCCCACTCTTATTTATCACCAAGCAGGATCCTTCCCTGTTAGACCCCGGATAATCCTGCTACATCATGGGTGGGGCTAGGTGAGGACCTGCAGACATGAGAAAAGGTGACTGTGCCTTTAAGAGCAGCGCAGGCAGTGCATGTCGGTTTACACCTCATCGTTGCACTTTCAGCTCCATCACCAGAAGATGCGCCGGACTCCAGCCAAAGACGCGAGCGCCTGAGCCACAAGGGTATCTattggtttttcttttgtttgtgtgtgtccctATGTGCGTGTTGATTTTGGTGCTTTTTCTTTCGTGAATACGgagacattgttttttttttagtagtcACACCTCACTCCCGGATGGAAAGTGCGCTGCGGCGCAGCTCTCAGGAGGAGGTAGTTTGGTGCACTAACCAGCTGCTGTTGCGCTCTTTTCTATTTTGCTATAAATTGATAATGGGGCATGCAAAACAACCATTATTCTATCCATCGTCGCATGGGTATTCACAGTGTTTGATCATGGATGCGATGGCTTTAATATATTATCTAAACGTAAATCAAGCGTCCTATTTCAGGATGGAGCAAGGGCTTACGTAATTATAATGGAGGCATCCTGCCGTCGCCATATGTTTATCGAGGCCAGGGCTCGGATGTTGCACCGCCCGTAGTTGATTGGAGGATAAAAACTGCGTATTTAAGACAAAACATGTCAATTATgtataaatacaagtaaatagatATATAAATGGAGATGGGATGTATGTTATCAACGAGTACTTCACACATCAACTTTAGATCATCCGTCTGTTTTCTCCACGTTGTTTCTCAAGATAAATAATGTGTTTAACTGTttatatttaaattattttaaaggagACAATGATAAAATATTCATAAAATAAGGCGTGTTGCAACTTCCTTATTACATTGGTAGGCTACATTGGTACATCACCATCATCTTCAAGACAGATCAGGATCCTGAGTGTTATATTCTGTGTGTtatattgaatgaatgaatgaatgaatgaaaaactttatttcgaacatgctaaaaaatatatatatatatatatatatatatatatatatatatatatatatatatatatatatatatatatatatatatatatatatataaaccaagaacaatagttaaataataatcaggataaatacagtataatataaatcataacaatcataaacaaaaacatgcctcactggcttttttttgttaatatttgTGGATATGCCGTTATTATAAATGCTTCATACTGTGTAAATTCCAATATTAGTACCGGTATATGTAAACCATTTCTTGTcaccattcattttttttcattatgtaaacAATGATAGAGATAATCTCCTTAAATATAAACCAGCAGTTTCCAGAGAGGTACAAATTGAATCAGAATTGACATACAGAACGTCCCCTGTGACACTATATCCTAAAAGCACAGCTGATGTAGTTTTCTATCTTCTCATCCGTACCATTTGAAAATATTGTGCTTTATCTTGCAGGTCATCCCAGTAGGCAGGTAATGGATCAAGTGTGACGACCACAACACTAATCTACCCAGCTGCCCTGTCTAACACCGTAGCTATGGCAACCTGTCCGAGGGGCTGTGCGCCAGCTGTGCGCCTTTGTCAGAAACTGAATCGACTCAAGATCCTAGATGGTGACATGATGGCAACATCCCTGAAACGCTGCCTCTCCACCGTGGACCTGACTTTGATGGGTGTGGGAGGCATGATAGGCTCTGGGCTGTATGTCCTGACAGGAACAGTGGCGAAAGACACAGCTGGACCGGCGGTCATCATATCGTTCCTTTTCGCAGGCTTTGCTTCGTTACTGGCTGCCTTTTGCTATGCCGAGTTTGGAGCACGCATTCCCAAAACAGGATCTGCCTACATGTTTACCTATGTCTCAGTGGGAGAACTCTGGGCCTTTCTCATTGGCTGGAATGTGATTCTGGAGAACATGATCGGGGGTGCCGCTGTGGCGCGGGCCTGGAGTGGCTATCTAGACTCGATTTTTAACCACGCTCTGCAAAACTTCACAGAGACACACATCATGCAGTGGAACGTGCCCTTCCTCGCCCATTACCCCGACCTACTCGCTGCAGGAATTCTAATAGTTGCCTCAGTCTTCATTTCCTttggagttcaagtatcttcgTATCTAAACCATATCTTCTCCACTATCAGCATGGCTGTCATTGCTTTCATCCTGGTCTTTGGATTCATGCTGGCTGAACCAGCCAACTGGAGCCAGGAACAAGGAGGCTTTGCACCTTTTGGGATGTCTGGAATACTGGCAGGCTCAGCTACCTGTTTCTACGCATTTGTGGGCTTTGATGTTATTGCCTCTTCTAGTGAGGAGGCAAAGAATCCACAGAAGGCTATTCCTATTGCCACTGCTATCTCTCTTGCACTTGCAGCAGTAGCCTACGTCCTGGTCTCCGCGGTGCTGACACTCATGGTACCCTGGCGTACGTTGGACCCCAACTCAGCTCTAGCAGACGCCTTTTTCCGCCGTGGTTACAAGTGGGCTGGAGTTATTGTGGCCGTAGGCTCCATTTGTGGTAGGTATTAGCCTTGAACAGAGCagtacacagtactcgagttgtaaaaaaaaatcaggggggatggtggattttatcatatggggacagataatttgtgctgattacaaataatataatatattacaaataatagcactgaccaaaacacctgcagaaatactgcaggaatgacatagcagcagttaaatgcagccttctgtaagctttaaatatccactgggcttacatcaaatacatcaaaacacaacaataaaaaacagttttctgaacttatcaatatgattctgtccttcacaggataagtaaaatggatcactgcaaaaactcaaaatcttaacaagaatatttgtcttatttctagttaaaatgtctaattttagtaaaaaaaatctcattacacttaaaacaagactcatcactggaaaagacaaccatttttacctgtttcaagtagattttcacttgaaataagtggaaaaatctgccagtggaacaagatttttttgcttgtaatgataagataaatcttgtcccactggcagatttttctacttatttcaagtgaaaatctacttgaaacaggggaaaattgtcaaataagttatttttctggtgttatttttctggtgatgactctaaatgttgaaatagcagtaaaaccacattccttgatgaaatgacataagggatggaaagggggatggcagttttacagaggggatgatttggaccgtttttatttcagggggggatgattttgactgtttttatttcagacgggatgccgtcccccctcatcccccctcaactcgagtactggcagTACACCTTGAATGTTGTTTGATGTAGTACACTAGTCAGCTGTGCTTTCATCGCAGTGCTGTATTTTCACTCACTATCTGTCTGTCTTCATTTTTAGCTATGAACACCGTGCTGCTGTGTAATCTCTTCTCCCTCCCTCGGATTGTCTATGCCATGGCGGAGGATGGATTGTTCTTCTCCATTTTTGCTCGGGTCAATCCTGTCACCAAAGTTCCTGTCAATGCTATTCTCGTTTTTGGAATCCTCATGTCCAGCATGGCTCTGATCTTTGACCTGGAGGCCTTGGTTCAGTTCTTGTCTATTGGCACTCTCCTGGCATACACCTTTGTGGCGGCGAGCATCATCGTCCTGCGCTTCCAGCCTGACAGGACCACCTCCAAGGGCACGGCTCCCACATCTCCCAACAGCAATGCTGAGCCTTCCCCCGTCCCCACAGAGTCTCAGACCATAACCGAGGACAGCGAGGAGCCCAAGCAGTACGAGTCCTTCTCTGACAAACTCCAACTGGTGGAGAGGCAGAAGTCTAAAGAGCGGCGCGGGGTGGGGCAGCTGAAGGCCCGCTGGGAACCGTACCTAGATAGGCTGATCGGTGACTGCGAACCTGGTGAAGTGGTGGCATTCTCCGTGATGACACTGATCGTGAGTTCTGTGTCCTTCTGTGCTGTGCTGGaatttggaaacaaaaatctgcAGCTGCCACTCTGGAGCTTCACCATGCTCCTGGTGATTTTTAGCTTAGCTTTTATTCTCAGTCTGACGCTTATATGGCTTCATGAACCGCAAAAAGACACCAAAACATTCCAGGTGagcttttcattattatttaatgtCTAATATCAGCCTGTAATTCACTCAAATAAAACAGAATGAAACTGAGTGAAATTCTGAATGAAATGATCCGCAAAACAACCAATATAGAATTGAATTTCTTAAATTCTACTTTTCTTCTTAATGAAGTGTATTTAAAGTTAGACTGTGAAGAATAACTAACGTTTTATTGTTGTTTAGGTACCTCTGGTTCCACTGACTCCAGGTGCCAGTATTCTCATTAATGTATTCCTCATGATGAAGCTCAGCCTTGCAACTTGGATTCGCTTCGCAGTGTGGATTGCTGTAGGTAAGAAAAGTCTGCATCCTAACTCAAGAATGTATTTCCCAAACATCTgtttctgcaaaaaaaagcTAATTTTTGTGCAGCTTATTGACGGACTGACTATGAGCAGTGGGTATGTGAGTTCCTGTCTGCACAAATACTGGATTGCACTACACTTGTGGTATATAACATTACATGATTCTTATCTTAGAAAGCAATTTGGAATTGGTTTCATAAATTCTCTGTCTATGGACTTAATGACCAGAGTGCCTAAagacctttttcttcttttcagcaTTCCTTTTTAGTATATAGGTGGTGATCAAACAGCGTTAATGCCCTATTAGTGAAGGGGTGTCAGTGGGGAAGCATGATTATCTGCATTAGCGTAAGCctcctctagagcagtaaatCACTTAAACCCCACCGTCAGCCGGCTTCAAATTAAAAGATGCACACTCTTTGAATGTTATACTTCTGACCTTTTTTAAGCCGTGGCAGTGAAGTGGCAGTGTTTGTCATTTGttgcaaatatatataaatataaagtatTTACGATAATTTATTTCATATGCCTCCTGAGTCAGAAGTCAGAAGTCAGCgttacatatattttttatcATTGTATTCAATGTACAAATTGTGATTGAAAACATAGCTGCCCCGAAGATGTGCTTTGCTgcttttccacaaaaaaaggacaaagcaaataaacaaacTAGCAAATATTGGtcaacatattaaaaaaaaaagttagtctaagattttatttaactaaaaataacaaaaagacGTTTTAAGGGGTTTCAAAATCTGAATTTAGCTGCTGAGTAGTCAGTCTGACTTCTGTTAACAATGTCAGATTTCTTTAGCTGACTACTGAGATTGTGAGCTACAAGTGGCCATCAAACAAGCAACATTTTTGAGTTTAAAAATTTCACTTGCAAAGGATTACAAATGTCCGGTTTCAGACCACCCGAGAGTTTTTTTCTGTACACAGCATTCATCTAGACAAATTATACATCAAGCCATCTGAGTGTCCTTCATTTACAACCAAATTAGCGTGGTTGTAAAAAACGCAGAAGACCTCCCATATAGCcttatttttgttgttcttttaatTAGTTATCTTTAATTGATTAAAATGATTTTagagtggtagcctagtggttacagaggagggctggagtctgggagatccaggaggatcATGGATTGCAACCAAGgtcaaccactttgggcccccgagcaaggcccttaacccttaacccttaacccttactgctccccgggcgccgtgcaaatggcagaccactgctactagttcaactagaaaatgggttaaatgcagagaaagaatttccccattgtgggattaataaaggaAATTATGAATTATGATCTTTTTATTAATACAAAAAGAATGGTTCGTTCACTGGACCTGAAGTTATCTAGCTACATCACTTATCCTGTTCCTAGCACATGCCTCTGGTCTTTTAATGAGAATTTGAAGATTTCTGGATAATAGATAACAGTAATGTAAGTCCTGTGATGTCAGCTGCTCTCAAACTTCaaataaaaagaaggaaaaagcagCTAAAATACTAGACCCGTCTTTGAAGAACCATTTTCACTCCCAATGTTTACACGGTTATCTTGTTTTGAGGGATTTCTCCGGTTAAGTGTTCTATGCCATCTGTTTCCCAGGTCTTCTTGTGTATTTTGGCTACGGGATCTGGCACAGTAAAGAGGGGAAACGGGAGCTTCAGCCCACAGACATGGCTGCCCGGTACGTGGTGCTTCCCAGCGGCAGCCTGGTGGAGACAGTGCAGTCCGTCCAGCCTGATGGTCAAATGGACACCTCAGCACACATCAGCCCTTCCTCTGCTCCATCAGTTGAGGAATGTGCTGGGAAAAGATGATGTGTGACCAACGTGAGTCATCATTGCAACTGCCTGATCTGCCGTCTCCTACGCATACTGTATTACTACTAGTGTACTTTTTGTATCTCACACCCTTTAGCATTCCTACAGTCTGCATTTGTTCATCTGCACCACAGGATGGGATGCACTCTGTCTTATTGTGAGGCACATATGTATATCTTTGAATACTCAACTGTACAGTATAGAGCTTTATTACTGTCCTGTGACTTTCTAGCATCAAAGTTGTGTTATATCCTTTACAAACCAGCTCTTTTATTGCAACCTTGCCAGTTTGTCAGAAACCACACGGGCGTATGTTGAACATGTGGTGCTGCATTTGTTACAACAGTGGAGGATTGTTTTTCATCACGTTAACAAAGCCCTGGAGCTGCAAAAGTCATCTGATCATTTTtgttaaaaaggtttttttttttaaatgaacacaATCAAAAACAATATTGAAAGATATATTAAGCAGACTAAACATTAGAGTCCTCCACAGAGTTATGAGTTTAtacagtttccttttctttgatTGATCTGTCTTATGCCACTGAAGAAACGGCAGGCTTTAACCATTTGAATCCATGAAACCCATTTCTACCTTGTGAAAATCCCCAAACTTCCCAAATTATATTAACTTAGCAAACTATTTAAACCTATATCATTAGATGatctttttattacttttttattgttatcataACTCATATTCTCCACATATACAGGTTGCATTATCTTACTATTTTCAGTATTTTCATTCTTGTGAATGTGTGTTACTGTTTTTACATCATATGTTTTACGTGTACCTCTGCCAGTCCGTGTGAGTAATTCTTATTTGCCTTTGAAGTGGCTGAACACCTCAATTCCTTGCTTAATCTCCTAAAATCTCATCCCATGACCTCGCTCTTTTCTGTGTAACTGATCTTAAGCACTTGAGCAGTCTATTTCCCACGCACTTTCAGACTGCGGTCCTCTCCCCCTATCTCCCTGTTGGCATGagattatatatacatatatatatatatatatatataagcacaTTGATCACTGAGATCATACAAATGGCTTTGTGAGAGAACCTGGAGGCTTGTGAGCTAAATTAATATACAGACAAGCACAACTCAGTTGAATGGCAAACAATTTTTGGCAGGCAAGCGTTGGTGATTATTTTGAACCTGGGATCTGCTTTATCTCTCCCAAGCATCTGTAATCTGGGCAGATTTTCAGCAAACCGAGGCACCAGTCTGCCGCTTGACCTGGATTAAAGAAAGTCCCACGTGAGAATGGCTCACAATACACAAAAATGACATTCCCTCAGTCTGCACTCGTcccaaaaaaagaacaataatttTTGATCACATCTGCGTTTTATTGCTTTCAGCTTGTTTTGCATGTTATATAAGAAACCAATGGCCTTAAACACATTGTTATCAATGCAGACTCCAAAGCTCAAGTAGgaattgtttaatttatttgcctgttagataaaaaaaaaaaaaaaaaaaacatcttatatCTGGGACTTCATTCTTCATTATAAAACCAAAAATTCCAAACAGAAAAGAATGTACCGTCAGAGGCATTTTGGCATAGTTTCAAAAAGGAGTAAGGTTCAAGAGAATTTTATACAACTTTGCAACGTTTGCAAAATATTGTTTATTAATTCTGATTCACACTTATGATTTTGATGTCAGGGCCAATGACATATGTTTCTACTGTGGTGCTTTTTTAAGCTGAACTCTCCGTTCTGTCTTTTTTGTGCCAGGAAGCACAGCTATCAGTGCACAGATTCTTTCTTACTTCTGAATTGTATCGTATATCTGTATTTGCACATCAGACTGTCAGATCTTTCTGTTttattgtatgtctgtgtaaaatgcaaaatacaaaaaaaataaatgttttgaagCAGCATTTTAAAAAACTATTGATGAAGTATGTAGAAGGTGTCGTGTTAGAGAAACATACATTTCAGCCCCACCATCATCAAGGAActggtaaaaaaaatgtaataaaattaactataaagtcacgtgacacaatACATAGTTCATGCTTTCTTATTCTGTTAATTACCAAAAAGCTTAATAATTAATAGGTTTTTTAATAGGTTTTTACTCTCTCATATACTGTAAATGTTCACTGCTATCAGAGGTGCTGGTGGgaaaagtttaagattaagttAATTTTGTACAcagttgtgtaattaacaaatTTATGGGATTAACCTACTGGTCTGGAGTTGTCTACTCAGTTCAAGTTGTATCCACGTGAAGTCTCATTATTGATACCACATGGTCATGTAGTAATgtcatttcaaaatgtattctTTATTAAACACAACTACACTCCTGGCAGCTCAAATTGCATAAATTACATAAATGATCTCCAGGACAAATTATCCTAATCTCAGTGCACCAAGGTATACTTAAAGATTAGATCAGAGAAGCAGACACACAGGTCCGGCAACTCAGCAGAAAATGAATCCTGAGGATCCTGCAAGTACGAGTGTTTCCTTGGAAACATCCCCAGCCTACTCTTGTTCGATAGcatacaataaacaaacaacactCTCTAATGTTGGCTGTGTGACGATCAAGGTTGTGCAAACTGCCTGTTTGCTGAGAACCATGTGATTCAACTGCTGTAAAGCACTTCCTTTAACACACCCAGGTTGAGAAAGAGATCATATAACCTGAAACCTAGTATGCATTCACTATTAATGCCCTATTTTAATTGCCTCCCTTTTATGAACCCACTGTACGTTTACCAAGGACCTATTTAACTTTGTATAATGGGGTGCAGTTTTATTCCACTTGTCAGGAAAACTACAATACAAAAGCATTATTAATAGCGGATGGACAAATGTGAGCCAAGTGTGAATCCTGTTAACACTCTTTATAAAAGGTTTTACACAAATCTATTGACATTAAATCACAATTCtagattttcatttttttctaaagCCTCTGTGGTCAGGAAGCAGATGAGGGTTTCGTATGCGTGTATGACTTTTAGCAGCAGATGAGTCTGTCGGGAAGCTGAGGGTCTGAACGTGCATTTGCACGGACGAGGGGGAAGCAGAAACACGATCCTCTGATCCGGCTGACCGCGGGCTTCTTTCTGCTCCTCTTGCTCCCGTTTCTCCATCACTGTGTCCCAGCTGAGCTGCGCTGCTGCTCTGCCTGTAACAAAGGCCATGATGGAAACAGTATTTTGAGGACTCATTCATAAAACATGTACA
This genomic interval carries:
- the slc7a4 gene encoding cationic amino acid transporter 4 translates to MATCPRGCAPAVRLCQKLNRLKILDGDMMATSLKRCLSTVDLTLMGVGGMIGSGLYVLTGTVAKDTAGPAVIISFLFAGFASLLAAFCYAEFGARIPKTGSAYMFTYVSVGELWAFLIGWNVILENMIGGAAVARAWSGYLDSIFNHALQNFTETHIMQWNVPFLAHYPDLLAAGILIVASVFISFGVQVSSYLNHIFSTISMAVIAFILVFGFMLAEPANWSQEQGGFAPFGMSGILAGSATCFYAFVGFDVIASSSEEAKNPQKAIPIATAISLALAAVAYVLVSAVLTLMVPWRTLDPNSALADAFFRRGYKWAGVIVAVGSICAMNTVLLCNLFSLPRIVYAMAEDGLFFSIFARVNPVTKVPVNAILVFGILMSSMALIFDLEALVQFLSIGTLLAYTFVAASIIVLRFQPDRTTSKGTAPTSPNSNAEPSPVPTESQTITEDSEEPKQYESFSDKLQLVERQKSKERRGVGQLKARWEPYLDRLIGDCEPGEVVAFSVMTLIVSSVSFCAVLEFGNKNLQLPLWSFTMLLVIFSLAFILSLTLIWLHEPQKDTKTFQVPLVPLTPGASILINVFLMMKLSLATWIRFAVWIAVGLLVYFGYGIWHSKEGKRELQPTDMAARYVVLPSGSLVETVQSVQPDGQMDTSAHISPSSAPSVEECAGKR